A single genomic interval of Shewanella psychropiezotolerans harbors:
- the ppnP gene encoding pyrimidine/purine nucleoside phosphorylase, which translates to MLAVNEYFEGKVKSIGFQGEDKPASVGVMEPGDYEFATAAPEVMVVVSGALTVLLPDSDSWQTFKAGTQFDVAGDAKFQVKVETQTAYLCLYG; encoded by the coding sequence ATGCTAGCAGTAAATGAGTATTTTGAAGGCAAGGTAAAGTCTATCGGTTTTCAGGGAGAGGATAAACCGGCATCTGTCGGTGTGATGGAGCCTGGCGATTATGAATTTGCTACAGCTGCACCAGAAGTCATGGTCGTAGTTTCAGGCGCATTGACCGTTTTATTGCCGGATAGCGATAGCTGGCAGACTTTTAAAGCCGGAACTCAATTTGATGTGGCTGGTGACGCTAAATTCCAGGTGAAAGTTGAGACTCAAACAGCTTATCTCTGCTTGTATGGCTGA
- a CDS encoding MarR family winged helix-turn-helix transcriptional regulator, with product MDGLDRVVAQWGAEKPHLDTLPMELIGRLMRLSKHIESQVTECHKAYDLKPGEFDVIATLRRSGGEYCLTPSELIDSMMLTSGAMTNRLSRLESKGLIERVNSKEDRRSVSVALTQQGVVLIDEAIEDHGRLQQAIVESLSESARLELNGLLKTWLAQYES from the coding sequence GTGGATGGATTAGATCGTGTCGTCGCCCAGTGGGGAGCTGAGAAGCCCCATTTAGATACCTTGCCCATGGAGCTGATCGGTAGATTAATGCGCTTGAGTAAGCATATAGAATCACAAGTCACCGAATGTCATAAGGCCTATGATCTTAAGCCCGGTGAATTTGATGTTATCGCGACCTTAAGGCGTTCGGGAGGCGAGTACTGTTTGACCCCGTCCGAACTGATAGATTCCATGATGCTCACCTCAGGTGCCATGACTAATCGTTTAAGCAGGTTGGAGTCCAAGGGCTTGATTGAACGTGTGAATAGCAAGGAGGATAGGCGCAGTGTCTCGGTGGCGCTGACTCAACAAGGAGTGGTATTGATAGATGAGGCGATTGAGGATCATGGTCGATTGCAGCAAGCAATAGTAGAATCTTTGTCGGAGTCCGCTAGGCTAGAGCTCAATGGGTTATTAAAAACCTGGCTAGCCCAGTATGAGTCTTAA
- a CDS encoding DUF2182 domain-containing protein yields MKIKRVTYAKGGLLLGIFILIGMSWYYMAALMSMNMQPIAYWSGLDILMLFIMWSIMMAGMMLPSALPVILLVEQINENRRSRQASYSSTFYFIGGYLLTWTFYSLAITGVQYWLHTLSILMPMMHSGQVWFTSLLLFLAGAYQWLPIKQSCLKHCRSPLSLITTHWREGNLNAIKMGFSHGQYCLGCCWVLMALLFVLGVMDLFWISILTLVVLIEKLAPKGDIFGKLLGLVLIAISLLILLPSF; encoded by the coding sequence ATGAAAATAAAACGAGTCACTTACGCTAAAGGCGGCTTGCTACTTGGCATCTTTATTCTCATCGGCATGTCTTGGTACTACATGGCAGCACTCATGTCGATGAATATGCAGCCCATCGCATACTGGAGCGGCCTGGATATCCTTATGCTATTCATCATGTGGAGTATCATGATGGCGGGGATGATGCTGCCCTCGGCACTGCCGGTGATCTTATTGGTTGAGCAGATAAATGAAAACAGACGATCACGGCAAGCTAGCTATAGCTCAACATTTTATTTCATTGGCGGTTATCTGCTGACCTGGACCTTCTATAGTCTAGCGATCACAGGTGTTCAGTACTGGCTACATACCCTCTCAATACTCATGCCTATGATGCACAGTGGCCAAGTCTGGTTCACCAGCCTGCTACTTTTTCTAGCTGGGGCTTACCAGTGGCTGCCGATAAAGCAGAGCTGTCTCAAACACTGTCGCTCTCCCTTAAGCCTAATCACGACTCACTGGCGTGAGGGTAATTTGAATGCCATTAAGATGGGCTTTAGCCATGGGCAATACTGTCTTGGTTGCTGCTGGGTATTGATGGCACTCTTATTTGTACTCGGGGTCATGGACCTATTCTGGATCTCGATATTAACCTTAGTGGTGCTCATTGAGAAACTAGCACCTAAAGGAGATATTTTCGGCAAGCTTCTCGGGCTGGTGTTAATCGCCATTTCACTGCTTATACTATTACCAAGTTTTTAG
- a CDS encoding DUF1326 domain-containing protein, with protein sequence MSDEQNWALSMHQIECCNCSHGCGCQFAGFPDSDTGGCQALIGFYVKSGRFNQIDLTGIKVVLAASWPKAIHEGDGTGIIFIDAAASTEQVDAIVTIFSGSAGGMPFEALAGTFSTFVGPQIHAITMDTDDNRAGFSIENVMNVRHIPLVDPMTGNDKQVRISFPDGGFFWNEGIIGTTESMSLKHDALSFEHVGRFAAKAEVNWSNS encoded by the coding sequence ATGTCAGATGAACAAAACTGGGCTCTGTCTATGCATCAGATAGAATGTTGTAATTGTAGCCACGGCTGCGGATGTCAATTTGCCGGCTTTCCCGACAGCGACACGGGGGGATGCCAGGCCTTAATCGGCTTTTATGTTAAATCCGGACGGTTCAACCAGATTGATCTTACAGGAATTAAAGTCGTACTGGCCGCCTCTTGGCCTAAGGCTATCCATGAAGGCGATGGTACAGGGATTATCTTTATCGACGCCGCCGCTTCAACCGAACAGGTAGACGCTATCGTCACTATCTTCTCAGGCTCCGCCGGCGGCATGCCATTCGAAGCATTAGCCGGCACATTTTCCACCTTTGTCGGCCCCCAAATACATGCCATCACCATGGATACTGATGACAATAGAGCCGGCTTTTCCATCGAAAATGTAATGAACGTGCGGCATATACCACTCGTCGATCCCATGACGGGAAATGACAAGCAAGTGAGGATCAGCTTTCCTGACGGTGGCTTCTTCTGGAATGAAGGGATAATAGGCACCACAGAGTCCATGAGCCTTAAACATGATGCTCTCTCATTTGAACATGTGGGACGCTTCGCCGCTAAGGCTGAAGTCAACTGGAGCAATAGCTAA
- a CDS encoding UDP-2,3-diacylglucosamine diphosphatase: MQHFLHGGVNFSPYPVGKHNDNGDHAMSTSSIIGNQCQPQSKSRPGSLLKHSFNALWLSDIHLGSKDCKAEYLLQLLRQTQTESLYLVGDIIDIWAMKRRMYWPESHNQVLQQLFIMARNGTKIIYVPGNHDEEFKAYAGFHLWDVSIAKEHIHTTLGGQKILMLHGDQFDSQVCVGKALTKLGDRLYDLLLLLNRQLHRVRTHLGYPYWSLASYIKLRVNKAQQAIGLFRAAVVCYAQDKRVDGVICGHIHQPELSQQGKIFYANDGDWVENCTFIAESELGELQLHKWDEQAKCSLVIASISLKRKPKSLKQQVA, encoded by the coding sequence TTGCAACATTTTCTTCATGGGGGAGTCAACTTCTCCCCCTACCCTGTGGGTAAACATAATGACAATGGTGATCACGCTATGTCGACAAGCTCGATAATCGGCAATCAATGTCAACCTCAATCTAAGAGCAGGCCAGGTTCGCTGTTAAAACACAGTTTCAATGCCCTCTGGCTATCAGATATCCACCTTGGTAGTAAGGATTGTAAGGCCGAATATTTGTTGCAATTACTCAGGCAGACTCAAACTGAGTCCCTTTATCTGGTCGGCGATATCATAGATATCTGGGCGATGAAGCGGCGGATGTATTGGCCCGAGTCCCATAATCAGGTGTTACAGCAGTTGTTCATCATGGCCAGAAATGGCACTAAGATCATCTATGTGCCGGGCAATCATGATGAAGAGTTCAAAGCTTATGCCGGTTTTCATCTGTGGGACGTGTCCATTGCTAAAGAGCATATCCATACCACACTCGGTGGCCAAAAAATTTTGATGCTACATGGAGATCAGTTCGATTCTCAGGTCTGTGTAGGTAAGGCGTTAACCAAGCTTGGAGATCGACTCTACGATCTCTTGCTGTTACTCAACAGGCAGCTGCACAGGGTTCGTACTCATCTGGGTTACCCCTATTGGTCATTGGCTAGTTATATCAAGCTCAGAGTCAATAAGGCGCAGCAGGCGATCGGTCTGTTTCGTGCGGCGGTTGTCTGCTATGCCCAAGATAAGCGGGTCGATGGGGTGATATGCGGCCATATTCATCAGCCTGAACTGTCTCAACAGGGCAAAATCTTCTACGCCAACGATGGCGATTGGGTGGAAAACTGCACCTTTATCGCCGAGTCGGAGCTGGGTGAGTTACAGCTACATAAGTGGGATGAGCAGGCAAAGTGCTCATTGGTTATCGCATCAATCTCATTAAAACGTAAGCCTAAATCATTAAAGCAACAGGTTGCTTAA
- a CDS encoding GNAT family N-acyltransferase: MIFTVDNMVEKNLPKLNQTPWLAAPTKAMLRYLLNEKECNDIAAEYAYLKGVDFVEQILTNFNFNYSVPSSEIENIPCEGRVVIYANHPIGSLDALALIKLISKVRPDIKVVANELLMALEPLHSILLPVRNMTGGTPKEHLENIHQHLRGEGVVLIFPSGEVSRLRPYGVTDLHWHSGFLKIAKACNSPLLPIYVDAKNSAAFYGASMIYKPLASLLLVKEMFKQAKRTMPVRIGQLIPKEVVSSKDFPLKTKVKLLKSHLYRIGKNLSPLFTTQNAIAHPESRSELQQALKACELLGETSDNKQIFLYRHSGSNPIMREVARLREVAFRAVGEGCGQRRDTDKYDAYYQHIILWDREALELVGSYRFASATQVHELIGKKSLYSQSLFQYTDEFNPFFEQGLEMGRSFVQPKYWGKRSLDYLWMGIGAYLSKHPEIRYLFGPVSISDQLPEQAKEMLVYFYQTQFQGCVDLVRSNSPYTFTKERESQLAQWFDGLDYSQGFKVLKQTLASMDTAVPTLYKQYGDLCDPGGVQFLDFGIDAEFGDCIDGLVLVDLQQLKLKKRSRYLDCHRPELNMNSEDVIIVR; encoded by the coding sequence ATGATCTTTACCGTCGATAATATGGTTGAAAAAAACTTACCTAAGCTGAATCAAACGCCTTGGCTGGCGGCTCCGACTAAGGCCATGCTGAGATACCTACTCAATGAGAAAGAGTGCAATGACATTGCTGCCGAGTATGCCTATCTCAAAGGCGTCGATTTTGTTGAGCAGATCTTAACGAATTTTAATTTTAATTACTCGGTGCCCAGCAGTGAAATTGAGAATATACCCTGTGAAGGGCGGGTGGTGATTTATGCCAATCATCCCATCGGCTCTCTCGATGCTCTGGCCTTGATCAAGCTCATCAGCAAGGTGAGACCCGATATCAAGGTCGTCGCCAATGAGCTCTTGATGGCGCTGGAACCTCTGCATTCAATCCTACTGCCGGTACGAAATATGACTGGGGGAACCCCAAAAGAACATCTGGAAAATATCCATCAACATCTGCGTGGAGAGGGAGTAGTGTTAATTTTTCCCTCGGGAGAAGTGTCCCGCCTCAGGCCCTATGGAGTAACGGACTTGCACTGGCATAGCGGCTTTCTGAAAATTGCTAAGGCCTGTAACTCGCCTCTGTTGCCAATCTATGTGGATGCTAAAAATTCGGCAGCATTTTACGGTGCTTCTATGATCTACAAACCATTGGCCAGCTTGTTATTGGTCAAAGAGATGTTTAAGCAGGCCAAACGCACCATGCCTGTCCGAATAGGGCAATTGATCCCCAAAGAGGTCGTGAGCAGCAAAGATTTCCCGCTGAAGACTAAGGTCAAACTACTGAAGAGTCACCTTTACCGTATCGGCAAGAACCTTAGCCCCTTATTCACCACGCAAAACGCTATCGCTCATCCTGAGTCTAGAAGTGAATTACAGCAAGCACTCAAGGCCTGCGAGTTACTGGGGGAGACCAGTGACAATAAACAGATATTTCTCTATCGGCACTCGGGGTCTAATCCCATCATGCGTGAAGTGGCGCGACTCAGGGAAGTGGCATTTAGGGCGGTTGGTGAAGGCTGTGGTCAGCGGCGTGATACCGATAAATATGACGCTTATTATCAACATATCATCCTCTGGGACAGGGAGGCGTTAGAGTTGGTGGGATCTTATCGGTTTGCCAGTGCTACACAGGTCCACGAGCTAATAGGTAAAAAGAGTCTGTATAGCCAATCTTTGTTTCAATACACCGATGAATTTAATCCTTTTTTTGAGCAAGGGTTGGAGATGGGACGTAGCTTCGTACAGCCAAAGTATTGGGGCAAACGCAGTCTGGATTATCTCTGGATGGGGATTGGGGCCTATTTAAGCAAACATCCCGAGATCCGTTATCTGTTTGGTCCGGTTTCCATCAGTGACCAGTTACCTGAGCAGGCAAAAGAGATGCTGGTGTATTTCTATCAGACTCAATTTCAGGGCTGTGTCGACTTGGTTCGCTCGAATTCACCTTATACCTTTACCAAGGAACGGGAATCTCAATTAGCGCAATGGTTCGATGGGCTGGATTATAGCCAAGGCTTCAAGGTGTTAAAGCAAACCTTGGCCAGCATGGATACCGCGGTTCCGACGCTCTATAAGCAATATGGCGATCTGTGCGATCCCGGCGGGGTGCAATTTCTGGATTTTGGTATCGATGCAGAATTTGGTGATTGTATCGACGGCCTGGTTCTGGTGGATCTGCAACAACTTAAGCTTAAGAAGCGTAGCCGCTATCTGGATTGTCACCGGCCAGAACTGAATATGAATTCGGAAGATGTGATTATCGTTAGGTAA
- a CDS encoding cation:proton antiporter, with product MDEHIVILVIALVVLFYGYISKALSRKNISGPMMFTGFGLLLSPFGFNITQVEVNAEFVTIIVEIALVLVLFADAALLDLNLLRKSWKIPARLLFIGLPITILAGIYVATLIFPDEPLIYLILLALLLTPTDAALGKAVVSDPKVPKKIRSSINVESGLNDGIVFPLVLTVVAMISSGLTQAEDSSWVAYVFEQIIFGALVGGAVGYLGTILTVKAVKRNWMESNYQNLIPIALAILSFYLAESLSGNGFIAAFFAGLYAGNTCETTRQHIEDFAETEGELFVLVSFFLFGLAFVPITLAHISLDVVLYAFLSLTVLRMLPVIISLIGAKLDLSTMFFIAWFGPRGIASILYVLIVAHEMGSIEGFETVYAVVTVTVLMSIFAHGLTAQPFATWYAKSHREDN from the coding sequence ATGGACGAACATATAGTCATTTTAGTTATTGCATTGGTTGTGCTGTTCTATGGCTATATCTCTAAGGCATTATCGCGGAAAAATATCTCTGGCCCCATGATGTTTACCGGGTTCGGGCTATTGCTCTCGCCCTTCGGTTTTAATATTACTCAGGTGGAGGTCAATGCCGAGTTTGTGACGATTATCGTCGAAATTGCTCTGGTGCTTGTGCTCTTTGCCGATGCGGCCCTGCTGGATCTTAACTTGTTACGAAAGTCCTGGAAGATCCCCGCCAGGCTGCTGTTTATCGGTCTGCCAATCACTATTCTTGCCGGTATTTATGTCGCGACTCTGATTTTTCCCGATGAACCCCTGATCTATCTTATTCTGCTAGCCTTATTGCTCACGCCGACGGATGCGGCATTGGGTAAGGCGGTGGTGTCTGATCCTAAAGTGCCGAAGAAGATACGCTCCAGCATCAATGTGGAGAGTGGCTTAAACGATGGTATCGTCTTCCCTTTAGTATTAACTGTGGTGGCCATGATCAGCAGTGGCCTGACTCAGGCCGAAGATAGCTCTTGGGTCGCCTATGTGTTCGAGCAGATCATCTTTGGTGCCTTGGTTGGCGGCGCCGTAGGTTATCTGGGCACAATACTCACGGTCAAGGCGGTTAAACGCAATTGGATGGAGTCAAATTATCAGAATCTGATCCCTATAGCATTAGCCATATTGTCGTTTTATCTGGCGGAGTCTCTGTCGGGTAATGGCTTCATCGCCGCCTTCTTTGCCGGGCTTTATGCCGGTAATACCTGTGAGACAACAAGGCAGCATATCGAAGATTTTGCCGAGACCGAAGGCGAGTTATTTGTCCTAGTGAGTTTCTTTCTGTTTGGACTCGCGTTTGTGCCTATCACCTTGGCTCATATCAGTTTAGACGTTGTCCTCTATGCCTTCTTAAGTCTGACTGTGCTGCGCATGCTGCCGGTTATCATCAGCTTAATCGGTGCTAAGTTGGATCTGTCGACCATGTTCTTTATCGCCTGGTTCGGGCCCAGAGGCATCGCATCTATCCTTTATGTATTGATCGTGGCCCATGAGATGGGATCGATAGAGGGCTTTGAGACAGTCTATGCCGTAGTCACCGTGACCGTATTGATGAGTATCTTTGCCCATGGATTGACGGCGCAACCCTTCGCAACTTGGTATGCCAAGTCTCATCGGGAAGATAATTAG
- a CDS encoding BlaI/MecI/CopY family transcriptional regulator, with product MARKKQAVLTDSEQEIMEILWRVKEASVRNITDELLKSKVVAHTTVQTMFKILHEKGHVDYRKEGRAFIYFPLKNKASARSDALKNVLKQFFGGSPDVLAQHLLEENDIDLDTLQTLQDKIDKSKQDKGA from the coding sequence ATGGCGAGAAAGAAGCAAGCTGTATTGACCGATTCAGAGCAGGAGATCATGGAGATCCTCTGGCGCGTTAAAGAAGCATCGGTACGTAATATCACCGATGAATTGTTAAAATCGAAAGTCGTCGCCCACACCACAGTGCAGACCATGTTTAAGATTTTACATGAGAAGGGTCATGTAGATTATCGTAAAGAGGGCAGGGCTTTCATCTATTTTCCGTTGAAGAATAAAGCCTCGGCCAGAAGCGATGCATTGAAGAATGTTTTAAAACAGTTTTTCGGTGGTTCGCCAGATGTACTGGCTCAGCATCTGCTCGAAGAGAATGATATCGATCTCGATACCCTGCAAACCCTGCAAGATAAGATAGACAAGAGTAAGCAGGACAAGGGGGCGTGA
- a CDS encoding M56 family metallopeptidase, giving the protein MANSTYASVIAELFHYLSEIVVAHLWQSLLILTVLAMFTRLVNRLGAEIKSSLWMHGLVLSILLPVLSSVFIPQSTAVTIGSIEVSENKHGQVSLNTRSQNKQEVRRSGLIQDSDAANTRQKDTQVLAYLLVLLLVIMAFGTVKRLIGLVIAWSSTQGLIGRGIRVPTARYLKDYPQLGKTKLLKSYDITGPMVVGYMEPVILFPAKLLEELEAQDIENILYHELGHIKRSDIWFSLLQRLITCLFWWNPLLSIFNKQINLNRELACDEFAARQTGDSSSYAQSLLNSVKVGLEHNPLVHGVSMFNKKKQLFIRIEGILDMENSSHLRGKKLGSLLGLSLVVLTSTVVLQSAPFAKVGLEGSLVEQASHIATDAMNQDDAELLVAAVQGNRISVIESLINDGADINTPLFGDGTALIVAVRKGNFAMVEKLIELGANPNQASRGDGNPLIIAAARNEQDIAELLLDHGAKIDAIVQGDETALINASRRGHLDMVKFLVSHKADVNLGVKVNEMRGPEYRSPYNQASSQKIRDYLASEGAEAQGAM; this is encoded by the coding sequence ATGGCTAACTCGACCTATGCCTCCGTGATTGCCGAGCTATTTCATTATCTGAGTGAAATCGTCGTCGCTCATCTATGGCAAAGTCTGTTGATACTGACCGTATTAGCGATGTTTACCCGTTTAGTTAACAGGCTAGGTGCTGAGATTAAATCCAGTCTTTGGATGCATGGACTCGTGTTATCTATACTGCTGCCTGTGCTCAGCAGTGTGTTCATCCCTCAATCAACAGCCGTGACGATTGGCTCAATAGAAGTCAGTGAAAATAAGCATGGCCAAGTTAGCCTGAACACTCGGAGTCAAAACAAGCAGGAAGTAAGAAGAAGCGGATTAATTCAAGATTCAGATGCTGCGAATACTCGTCAAAAAGATACTCAAGTATTGGCATATTTGTTAGTGCTGTTACTGGTCATCATGGCTTTTGGCACGGTAAAGCGCTTGATAGGCTTAGTCATCGCATGGAGCAGCACACAAGGCTTGATTGGAAGAGGGATCCGTGTGCCAACGGCTAGATACCTGAAGGATTATCCACAGCTGGGCAAGACAAAGTTACTCAAGTCTTATGATATTACCGGCCCTATGGTAGTGGGCTATATGGAGCCTGTGATCTTATTTCCAGCCAAGCTTTTAGAGGAGCTTGAGGCTCAAGATATTGAGAATATTCTTTATCATGAGCTTGGTCATATAAAACGTAGCGATATCTGGTTTTCTCTGCTGCAAAGGCTGATCACCTGCCTATTTTGGTGGAACCCCTTGCTGTCGATTTTTAATAAACAGATCAATCTCAATCGAGAGCTGGCATGTGACGAATTTGCCGCGCGCCAAACTGGCGATAGTTCGTCCTATGCTCAGTCTCTGCTCAATAGCGTCAAAGTGGGATTAGAACATAATCCTCTGGTGCATGGCGTCTCAATGTTCAATAAAAAGAAGCAACTTTTCATACGCATAGAAGGAATATTAGACATGGAAAACAGTTCACATTTACGTGGTAAAAAATTAGGTTCGCTACTTGGCCTTTCTCTGGTTGTGCTCACTTCGACTGTGGTATTGCAGAGCGCCCCATTTGCTAAGGTGGGTTTAGAGGGGTCACTGGTGGAGCAGGCCAGTCATATCGCCACAGATGCCATGAATCAAGACGACGCAGAGCTGCTGGTCGCCGCGGTACAAGGGAACAGGATTAGCGTGATTGAGTCTCTAATCAATGATGGCGCCGATATTAATACGCCGCTGTTTGGTGATGGTACAGCACTTATCGTGGCGGTGAGAAAGGGTAACTTTGCTATGGTAGAGAAGCTTATTGAATTAGGAGCCAATCCTAATCAAGCGTCCCGAGGTGACGGTAATCCGCTGATCATAGCAGCCGCCAGGAACGAGCAGGACATTGCCGAGTTATTGCTGGATCATGGCGCTAAGATCGATGCCATTGTTCAAGGTGATGAGACTGCGCTTATCAATGCCAGTCGCCGTGGTCACTTAGATATGGTGAAGTTTCTTGTTAGTCACAAGGCAGATGTAAACTTAGGCGTTAAAGTGAATGAGATGCGAGGCCCTGAATATCGTAGTCCCTATAATCAGGCATCGAGCCAGAAAATCCGTGATTACTTAGCCAGTGAAGGGGCTGAAGCGCAAGGTGCTATGTAG
- a CDS encoding MFS transporter, whose translation MDTTAVHDSKNSTLVPVLGLSFFAVASGFLMSLIPLSLTSFGLDHTLVPWLASIFYLGLLIGATSVEKVISKIGHRVAFIVFLCLLIASIITMLLLPIEPVWLGARFIAGMAVAGVFVVVESWLLMADSAKARAKRLGLYMTSLYGGSALGQLAISPLGTDGITPFLYVIGLLMLAVLPPLLIKSGQPEKKAQEKMRVSEIKKLNRPAIIGCLISGLLLGPIYGLMPSYISAQAAQTQYTGVLMASIVLGGMLIQPLVSYLSTRVSKSLLMAMFSLLGTLAVVGLLESQSLLLIGVSYLVLGAASFALYPIAITLACDALPMTKIVSATEIMLLSYSVGSVVGPLLATKLTQSSNGILYYLGAIMLTTCLYMLIKSIEKLESGHKSVAGL comes from the coding sequence GTGGATACTACCGCCGTTCATGATTCAAAAAATAGCACCTTAGTTCCGGTCCTGGGTCTGTCATTTTTTGCTGTCGCCTCTGGCTTCTTAATGAGCCTGATCCCGCTGTCTTTGACTTCGTTTGGACTGGATCACACCTTAGTCCCTTGGCTCGCTAGCATCTTCTATTTAGGATTACTCATTGGCGCCACCAGCGTCGAGAAAGTCATTAGTAAAATTGGCCACAGGGTCGCTTTTATCGTATTTCTCTGCCTCTTGATTGCCAGCATCATCACTATGTTACTGCTGCCCATCGAGCCAGTTTGGCTAGGGGCAAGATTTATCGCGGGTATGGCAGTGGCCGGGGTCTTTGTAGTGGTAGAATCCTGGCTATTAATGGCGGATAGCGCCAAAGCCAGAGCCAAACGCTTAGGCCTATATATGACCTCACTCTATGGTGGTAGTGCGCTGGGGCAATTGGCTATAAGTCCATTAGGCACCGACGGGATAACACCTTTCCTCTATGTGATTGGCTTGTTGATGTTGGCCGTATTGCCGCCTCTACTGATTAAATCGGGACAGCCTGAAAAGAAAGCCCAAGAAAAGATGCGCGTTAGCGAAATAAAGAAGTTGAACCGCCCGGCAATCATAGGCTGCTTAATTTCAGGCTTACTGCTTGGCCCGATTTATGGACTTATGCCTTCGTATATTTCGGCTCAGGCAGCTCAGACTCAATACACAGGTGTTTTAATGGCCTCTATCGTCTTGGGAGGCATGTTAATACAGCCTTTGGTGAGCTATCTCTCCACAAGAGTAAGCAAGAGCTTGTTGATGGCCATGTTCAGTTTGTTAGGTACACTTGCGGTTGTGGGCTTACTTGAATCTCAATCCCTGCTGTTAATTGGAGTCAGTTATCTGGTTTTAGGCGCAGCTAGCTTCGCTCTCTACCCTATAGCGATTACCCTTGCTTGCGATGCACTGCCTATGACTAAAATCGTATCGGCGACTGAGATCATGTTACTCAGCTACAGCGTAGGCTCAGTTGTAGGGCCTCTTTTAGCCACTAAGCTAACGCAGAGCAGTAATGGCATACTCTATTATCTTGGCGCCATCATGCTGACAACCTGCCTGTATATGCTCATCAAAAGCATAGAGAAACTAGAGTCAGGACATAAATCTGTGGCGGGTTTATAA
- a CDS encoding AraC family transcriptional regulator: protein MPDKLKYSTISAWAIAVSRALSASGVDAYAVFDNAGLCLNEVESAPDSRIAIERMTRLWHLAEQATESEAFGLTVGQYAYPMHFRSLGLLMMTSVTLAQAFEALPNYSALVSNSASIKLQRTPDRLGFTITPLPGVDISPMSIDAFFTTLVHHGELILGHGKFVLSVELMRAEPKNLSPWQNCFSCPISFDKQENCLWMDRSMLEQSTVMGNPKLAAQNETKVRNYLDKMQALKWQEKASQAIHAMLVSGEPRAQKVAQVYNISERTLRRKLKEEGTSFRDLLQQKRRELAYHYLLNTELSITLLSDKLGYTSLTNFSRAFHRWHGTGPADFRHRSKP from the coding sequence ATGCCAGATAAATTGAAATATAGTACGATTTCAGCCTGGGCCATCGCAGTATCCAGAGCCTTGAGTGCATCCGGTGTCGATGCTTACGCTGTATTTGACAATGCGGGCTTATGTCTCAATGAAGTCGAATCAGCCCCCGACTCCAGAATCGCCATTGAACGCATGACTCGGCTGTGGCATCTGGCCGAGCAGGCAACTGAGTCAGAGGCATTCGGCCTGACTGTGGGCCAGTATGCTTATCCCATGCATTTTCGCTCCCTTGGCTTGTTGATGATGACCTCGGTGACACTTGCACAAGCATTTGAAGCACTGCCAAATTATTCAGCCCTGGTGAGTAACTCTGCCAGCATCAAGTTGCAGAGAACCCCTGATCGCCTGGGTTTCACTATTACCCCATTGCCCGGAGTCGATATCAGTCCTATGTCGATAGATGCATTTTTTACTACCTTAGTGCATCACGGTGAACTGATTTTAGGTCATGGAAAGTTTGTATTGAGTGTTGAGTTGATGCGAGCCGAACCTAAAAATTTGAGTCCCTGGCAAAATTGTTTTTCCTGTCCTATCTCTTTCGATAAGCAAGAGAACTGTTTGTGGATGGACAGAAGCATGTTGGAGCAATCCACTGTCATGGGTAATCCAAAACTCGCGGCTCAAAATGAGACTAAAGTGAGGAATTACTTAGATAAGATGCAGGCCCTTAAGTGGCAGGAGAAAGCCAGCCAGGCGATTCATGCCATGTTGGTGTCGGGAGAGCCTAGGGCGCAGAAGGTCGCGCAAGTTTATAATATTAGCGAGCGAACCTTGAGGCGTAAGTTGAAGGAGGAAGGGACCAGTTTTCGAGACTTGCTGCAACAAAAGCGCAGGGAGCTGGCCTATCATTATTTGCTGAATACTGAACTTTCGATCACCTTGCTCTCAGATAAACTCGGTTATACCAGCTTAACCAATTTTTCCCGTGCTTTTCATCGCTGGCATGGCACAGGTCCAGCCGATTTTCGTCACCGAAGCAAGCCCTAG